One window of Myripristis murdjan chromosome 8, fMyrMur1.1, whole genome shotgun sequence genomic DNA carries:
- the LOC115364039 gene encoding ferritin, middle subunit, with translation MESQIRQNYHRECEAAINRMVNLELFASYTYTSMAFYFSRDDVALPGFAHFFKENSHEEREHAEKLLAFQNNRGGRIFLQDIKKPDRDEWGSGLEAMQCALQLEKNVNQALLDLHKLASTHVDPHLCDFLETHYLNEQVEAIKKLGDYVTNLTRMDAQTNKMAEYLFDKHSLGGKS, from the exons ATGGAGTCCCAGATCCGTCAGAACTACCACCGCGAGTGCGAGGCTGCCATCAACCGGATGGTCAACCTGGAGCTGTTTGCCTCCTACACCTACACTTCAATG GCCTTCTACTTCTCCCGGGACGATGTGGCTCTCCCAGGTTTTGCCCATTTCTTCAAGGAGAACAGCCACGAGGAGAGGGAGCATGCCGAGAAGCTGCTGGCCTTCCAGAACAACAGGGGAGGACGCATCTTCCTGCAGGACATCAAG AAACCAGATAGGGATGAGTGGGGAAGCGGCCTTGAGGCCATGCAGTGCGCcctgcagctggagaagaaCGTCAACCAGGCTCTGCTGGACCTGCACAAGTTGGCCTCCACCCACGTCGACCCTCAT CTGTGTGACTTCCTGGAGACTCACTACCTGAACGAGCAGGTGGAGGCCATCAAGAAGCTTGGCGATTATGTCACCAACCTGACCCGCATGGATGCCCAAACCAACAAGATGGCTGAGTACCTGTTTGACAAGCACAGCCTGGGGGGAAAGAGCTAA